In one window of Paraflavitalea soli DNA:
- a CDS encoding T9SS type A sorting domain-containing protein, whose amino-acid sequence MSKQTFITGILVIGMLKGYTQITVQSGAAVYIQAGANVTIEGDILLGDGSNLVNDGTIRIGNSSGIGSAFTDNTVTGYLYGNGSFIFNSTSNQSLSSSNAFGRIDVDGSSLMLGSNIISNKWYLIKGIIHTGSFMAVTPANAQLAIEADASNPNFSNGWFNGTLRRTVSPATVNSYVFPVGNTTQPHLAVLSNLTANALNNVTYIDASFGPKAGTDAGLLVTEQGSAYVSIHNGGVWHLTPNAAPSAGKYNLTLYLNGFASLADNQFTILRRPEGSTNGADWSVPAGSTVNANGGAGRLAAQGYAIRNNLGGFSEFGIGLLSTALPVRLTNFNVRRLTISNVQVSWQTQTEQNNKGFDIERRLDNETNFVSKGFVASQASNGNSTVALDYSFADGNAYKGVSYYRLRQVDLDDRAYYSLIKAVRGETSVNVLIWPNPNEGQFSIRLEGVDGQKEAQIMDLHGKLVQKIRIKGTQQVNIRQLQSGTYILSIPDAFGPGAHFKEKVMVVR is encoded by the coding sequence ATGAGTAAGCAAACCTTCATTACTGGCATCCTTGTAATTGGCATGCTGAAAGGCTATACGCAGATAACGGTCCAGTCTGGCGCTGCGGTGTATATTCAGGCTGGCGCCAATGTTACTATAGAAGGGGATATCCTGCTAGGCGATGGCAGCAACCTGGTGAATGATGGAACGATACGGATTGGCAATAGCAGCGGGATTGGCTCAGCCTTTACGGATAACACGGTTACGGGTTATCTGTATGGTAATGGCAGCTTTATTTTTAACAGTACGAGCAATCAATCGCTCAGCAGCTCCAATGCCTTTGGACGTATTGATGTGGACGGCAGCAGTCTTATGCTTGGCAGCAATATCATTTCCAATAAATGGTATCTGATAAAGGGTATTATACATACGGGCTCTTTTATGGCGGTGACGCCGGCCAACGCTCAACTGGCGATAGAGGCGGATGCCAGTAATCCCAATTTCAGCAATGGCTGGTTCAACGGCACCTTACGGCGTACGGTAAGCCCTGCTACGGTCAACAGTTATGTTTTCCCGGTAGGCAATACGACTCAACCGCATCTGGCAGTATTGAGCAATCTAACGGCTAATGCACTGAACAATGTAACCTATATCGATGCTTCCTTTGGGCCCAAAGCCGGAACGGATGCCGGCCTGCTGGTTACAGAGCAGGGATCGGCCTACGTAAGCATCCACAATGGCGGCGTCTGGCACCTTACGCCCAATGCTGCTCCTTCTGCAGGCAAGTACAACCTTACCTTATACCTGAATGGATTTGCGAGCCTGGCAGACAACCAGTTTACGATCCTGCGCAGGCCGGAAGGATCTACGAACGGAGCGGACTGGTCGGTACCGGCAGGCAGTACGGTCAATGCCAATGGAGGAGCTGGCCGCTTAGCGGCACAAGGCTATGCTATCCGGAATAACCTGGGGGGCTTCAGTGAATTTGGTATCGGTCTATTATCTACGGCATTGCCGGTACGCCTCACCAATTTCAATGTAAGGCGTCTGACGATCAGTAATGTGCAGGTGAGCTGGCAAACACAAACGGAACAAAACAATAAAGGGTTTGATATCGAGCGCAGGCTGGACAATGAAACGAATTTTGTTTCAAAAGGATTTGTGGCTTCGCAGGCATCCAATGGCAATAGTACGGTGGCGCTTGATTATTCGTTTGCAGATGGCAATGCTTATAAAGGGGTAAGCTATTACCGCCTGCGGCAGGTTGACCTGGACGACAGGGCCTATTATTCGCTGATAAAGGCCGTGCGGGGTGAAACGAGTGTCAATGTGCTCATCTGGCCCAATCCGAATGAAGGGCAATTCAGCATACGGCTGGAAGGGGTAGATGGCCAGAAAGAAGCGCAGATCATGGACCTCCATGGCAAGCTTGTTCAAAAAATAAGGATCAAAGGCACGCAACAGGTAAACATACGCCAGTTACAATCCGGCACTTATATACTCTCTATTCCCGACGCATTTGGACCCGGCGCTCATTTTAAGGAAAAAGTAATGGTGGTACGGTAG
- a CDS encoding cation diffusion facilitator family transporter: METGRENLRIQKWVVAIGVCLFLIKIVAYFLTRSVAILTDALESTVNVTAGFIGLYSLFVAAKPRDENHPYGHGKAEFLSAAVEGTLIGVAGVIIIYEAVDNLLHPQPLQKLDYGIILVALTALINFVMGYICIQKGKKNNSLALIASGKHLQSDTYSTIGIIAGLALIYFTDIPWLDGAVALLFAGILIFTGYRILRSSIAGIMDEADKELLLKMVEVLNKNRRENWIDLHNLRVIKYGGQLHVDCHLTVPWYFNVHEAHREIDELSDLIRREFGDTLELFVHSDGCLDFSCSICTKKDCTVRKKPFERQLPWTLENLPLNKKHQLATDQ; the protein is encoded by the coding sequence TTGGAAACAGGCAGGGAAAATCTTCGTATACAGAAATGGGTGGTAGCAATAGGGGTATGCCTGTTCCTCATTAAGATCGTAGCTTATTTTTTAACCCGCTCGGTAGCCATCCTTACGGATGCGTTGGAAAGCACGGTCAATGTAACAGCAGGCTTTATTGGCCTGTACAGCTTGTTTGTGGCAGCGAAGCCACGGGATGAAAATCACCCTTATGGTCATGGTAAAGCGGAATTTCTTTCTGCCGCTGTAGAAGGGACACTGATCGGCGTAGCCGGGGTCATCATCATCTATGAAGCAGTAGACAACCTGCTGCATCCACAACCGCTTCAAAAACTGGATTACGGTATTATCCTGGTAGCTCTTACGGCGCTCATCAACTTTGTGATGGGATATATCTGCATTCAAAAAGGAAAGAAAAACAACTCGCTGGCGTTGATTGCCAGCGGCAAACACCTGCAGTCGGACACCTACTCTACCATCGGCATCATTGCGGGCCTGGCCCTAATCTATTTTACGGATATACCCTGGCTGGATGGGGCCGTAGCCTTGCTATTTGCCGGTATACTGATCTTTACGGGCTACCGCATCCTGCGAAGCTCGATAGCGGGTATTATGGATGAAGCAGATAAGGAACTGCTGTTAAAAATGGTAGAAGTGCTGAACAAGAACCGGCGTGAAAATTGGATAGACCTGCACAACCTGCGGGTGATCAAATATGGCGGGCAGCTGCACGTGGATTGTCACCTTACGGTACCCTGGTATTTTAATGTGCATGAGGCGCACCGGGAAATCGATGAACTGTCCGACCTCATCAGGCGGGAGTTTGGCGATACGCTGGAGCTATTTGTGCATTCGGATGGCTGTCTTGATTTCTCCTGCAGCATTTGTACCAAAAAAGATTGTACGGTGCGTAAGAAGCCCTTCGAAAGGCAATTGCCCTGGACGCTGGAGAATCTTCCACTCAATAAGAAACACCAATTGGCTACTGATCAATAA
- a CDS encoding dipeptidase — MQAWKEYQEKNKDRFLNELLDLLRIPSISSNSANKEDMKRCAAAVKQSLLNAGAATATVYETDGHPVVYAEKIVDASKPTVLVYGHYDVQPPDPLNLWHSGPFEPVIKDGRIYARGSADDKGQFYMHVKALELMTNTNSQPTNIKFLIEGEEEVGSPNLGKFVAAHKDLLKCDVILISDTAMISMENPSMDIGVRGLAYIQVEVTGANRDLHSGVYGGAVANPITILAKMIASCHDENNHITIPGFYNDVVEAGQEERNLMAQAPFDEAEYKKDLGVQELWGEKGFTTNERTGIRPTLELNGIWGGFTGEGAKTVLPSKAFAKISARLVPNQSSDNITEMLLNYFRKIAPASVTVHAENLHGGEAYMTPIDSLAYQAAAKAIETTFGKKPIPVRGGGSIPICSILERELGVKIVFMGFGLDSDNLHSPNEKFDLVNFYKGIETIPYFHQYFAAINKG, encoded by the coding sequence ATGCAAGCCTGGAAAGAATATCAGGAAAAGAATAAGGACCGCTTTTTGAATGAGTTGCTGGACTTGTTGCGCATTCCTTCGATCAGTTCGAATAGTGCGAATAAGGAGGATATGAAAAGGTGTGCAGCAGCGGTAAAACAAAGTTTACTGAATGCCGGCGCTGCTACTGCCACAGTGTATGAAACGGATGGTCACCCGGTGGTATATGCAGAAAAGATCGTGGATGCTTCGAAACCAACGGTGCTGGTGTATGGGCATTATGATGTACAGCCGCCTGATCCGTTGAACTTATGGCATAGCGGCCCTTTTGAGCCGGTGATCAAAGATGGGCGTATTTATGCACGGGGATCGGCAGATGACAAAGGACAGTTCTATATGCATGTGAAAGCGCTGGAATTAATGACGAACACGAATTCGCAGCCTACGAATATTAAATTCCTGATAGAAGGAGAAGAAGAAGTAGGATCACCCAACCTAGGCAAGTTTGTAGCCGCCCATAAAGACCTGCTGAAATGTGATGTGATCCTGATCAGTGATACGGCTATGATCAGTATGGAAAACCCATCGATGGATATTGGGGTACGGGGACTGGCTTATATCCAGGTGGAAGTGACCGGGGCCAACCGTGATCTGCACAGTGGTGTATATGGTGGTGCGGTAGCCAATCCGATCACGATACTGGCCAAGATGATCGCTTCCTGCCATGATGAGAACAATCATATTACGATTCCCGGATTTTACAATGATGTGGTAGAAGCGGGACAGGAAGAACGCAACCTGATGGCGCAGGCACCTTTCGATGAAGCGGAGTACAAAAAAGACCTGGGTGTACAAGAACTGTGGGGAGAAAAAGGATTTACCACGAATGAACGCACGGGCATTCGTCCTACGCTTGAACTGAATGGCATCTGGGGGGGCTTTACGGGTGAAGGCGCCAAGACGGTATTGCCTTCCAAAGCTTTTGCCAAGATATCGGCCAGGCTGGTTCCCAACCAGTCATCAGACAACATCACGGAGATGCTGTTGAATTATTTCCGCAAGATAGCACCGGCCTCTGTGACTGTACACGCGGAGAACCTGCACGGCGGTGAAGCCTATATGACACCGATCGATTCACTGGCTTACCAGGCAGCGGCCAAAGCGATTGAAACTACGTTTGGAAAGAAACCGATTCCGGTACGCGGCGGCGGCAGCATTCCTATCTGCTCGATCCTGGAGCGTGAACTGGGTGTAAAGATCGTGTTCATGGGCTTTGGGCTGGATAGTGATAACCTGCACTCTCCCAATGAGAAATTTGACCTGGTGAACTTTTATAAGGGTATCGAAACGATCCCTTATTTCCATCAATATTTTGCAGCAATCAACAAGGGGTAA
- a CDS encoding RNA-binding S4 domain-containing protein — protein MGSEKEKLRIDKYLWAIRLFKTRALAAAACDSGKVKLNDMQVKPSKTVSIGDEYHVKTEARRWRVKVTALLHNRVAYTEAIKYYTDITPPEELDKVEYQAASFHTGKRQSKIGRPTKKERRDLGGFMEE, from the coding sequence ATGGGCAGTGAAAAAGAAAAATTACGCATTGATAAATACCTGTGGGCTATCCGTTTGTTCAAAACGAGAGCGCTGGCAGCAGCAGCCTGCGACAGCGGCAAGGTGAAGCTCAACGATATGCAGGTAAAACCATCCAAAACGGTATCTATTGGGGATGAATACCATGTAAAAACTGAGGCGCGGCGCTGGCGGGTAAAAGTGACGGCGCTTTTGCACAACCGGGTGGCGTATACTGAAGCGATCAAATACTACACGGATATTACGCCACCGGAAGAGCTGGACAAGGTTGAATACCAGGCAGCCAGTTTTCATACGGGTAAACGCCAAAGCAAGATAGGGCGGCCCACGAAAAAAGAAAGAAGGGACCTTGGGGGGTTTATGGAAGAGTAG
- a CDS encoding DUF5723 family protein, translating into MFKQLNGQFLLRKMILPSLLCSSFITFSQDYTGYRTGNYTGVNSVFFNPANIADSRYRWDVNLISVSALGGNNQASFKLKNLSESFNADSLENQLYGRNAGPTSGLMSANLIGPSFMFNATKKTAIAITTRSRVMANVEEIDGTLLQQVVDGYNSEAGLPYTITSAKNMFVNMNAWTEFGASVGQVLIDKDKHFLKGGITFKYLAGVGNAYLQIKNLTTTINEDKVADKAYLSNTTGRIGTGFGGASFDNFEADDLTSFDSKGFGADIGFVYEFRPDQAKYRTGDNYEWKRYENKYKLRIGVALLDIGSLKYKRDMTRSGAYDLGVTGGERFYLSELSNVDLDDYKKFFDSRPQFFTPVAGNTENEYKVGLPTTMQLDVDYNLYRNFYLSFAGQFSLVNNDSKPYNSQYKNTFTLTPRYETGRFGAYLPINYNELTKLNAGVSLRFGPVFVGSGSVLTALVGESKQADLHIGIRFGVLHKSKDGKKKKKEKEEKKPEPANQ; encoded by the coding sequence ATGTTTAAGCAATTAAACGGTCAGTTTCTATTGCGTAAAATGATCCTACCCTCCCTGCTGTGTAGTTCATTTATTACTTTTTCCCAGGATTATACTGGCTATCGTACCGGTAATTATACCGGCGTAAACAGCGTTTTCTTCAATCCCGCCAATATTGCCGATAGCCGCTATCGCTGGGATGTGAACCTGATCTCCGTGAGCGCCCTGGGTGGCAATAACCAGGCTTCCTTCAAGCTGAAAAACCTCAGTGAGTCTTTCAACGCCGACAGCCTGGAAAACCAGCTTTATGGCAGAAATGCCGGCCCTACCAGCGGCCTCATGAGCGCTAACCTGATAGGCCCTTCCTTCATGTTCAATGCCACCAAAAAAACAGCCATCGCTATTACCACCCGTAGCCGCGTGATGGCCAATGTAGAGGAGATTGATGGCACCTTGCTGCAGCAGGTCGTAGATGGCTACAACAGTGAGGCTGGTCTTCCTTACACCATCACTTCTGCTAAGAATATGTTCGTCAATATGAATGCCTGGACCGAATTTGGCGCCAGCGTAGGACAGGTGCTCATCGATAAAGACAAACACTTTCTCAAAGGAGGTATTACCTTCAAATACCTCGCCGGCGTAGGCAATGCCTACCTGCAGATCAAAAACCTGACAACCACCATCAATGAAGATAAAGTGGCCGACAAAGCCTACCTGTCTAATACCACCGGCCGCATTGGCACCGGATTTGGCGGGGCCAGCTTTGATAACTTTGAAGCCGATGACCTTACTTCTTTTGATAGCAAAGGTTTCGGTGCCGATATCGGCTTTGTGTATGAGTTCAGGCCCGACCAGGCCAAATACAGGACCGGAGATAATTATGAGTGGAAAAGATATGAGAACAAGTACAAACTGCGCATAGGTGTAGCTTTACTGGATATCGGCTCTTTAAAATACAAACGCGATATGACCCGCAGCGGCGCTTATGACCTGGGTGTTACAGGTGGCGAAAGATTCTACCTGTCAGAATTGTCCAATGTAGACCTGGATGATTATAAAAAGTTCTTCGATAGCAGGCCCCAGTTCTTTACCCCTGTTGCAGGTAACACAGAAAATGAATACAAAGTAGGCCTCCCTACTACTATGCAACTCGATGTAGACTATAACCTCTACCGCAATTTTTACCTCAGCTTTGCCGGTCAGTTCTCCCTGGTAAACAACGACAGCAAGCCATACAACAGCCAATACAAGAATACATTTACCCTTACACCCCGTTATGAGACCGGTAGGTTTGGTGCTTATTTACCCATCAACTACAATGAGCTCACCAAATTGAATGCAGGTGTGTCCCTTCGCTTCGGACCTGTATTTGTAGGGTCAGGTAGCGTGTTGACAGCCCTGGTAGGAGAGTCTAAGCAGGCCGATCTTCATATCGGTATCCGGTTTGGCGTATTGCACAAGAGTAAGGATGGCAAGAAGAAAAAGAAAGAGAAAGAAGAAAAGAAACCTGAACCTGCTAACCAATAG
- the trmD gene encoding tRNA (guanosine(37)-N1)-methyltransferase TrmD: protein MRIDIISVLPELLESPLNHSIMKRAKDKGLLEIHIHHLRQWAVNEYGQVDDYQYGGGAGMVMMPEPLANAIEALSKDVGYDEIIYMTPDGEDFSQGMANQFSMKERLLIICGHYKGIDQRIRDHFVTREVSIGNYVLSGGELAAAVVVDAIGRLLPGVLNNETSALFDSFQDNLLAPPVYTRPADFRGWKVPDILLSGDLKKIEEWRYEQAVQRTTERKPDLLKD from the coding sequence ATGCGCATTGATATTATCTCGGTTTTACCGGAATTATTGGAAAGCCCGCTCAATCATTCTATTATGAAACGTGCGAAAGACAAGGGGCTGCTGGAGATCCATATTCATCACCTGCGGCAATGGGCGGTCAATGAGTATGGGCAGGTGGATGACTACCAGTATGGAGGGGGCGCGGGTATGGTGATGATGCCGGAACCGCTGGCCAATGCTATTGAAGCATTGTCGAAAGATGTGGGCTATGATGAAATTATCTATATGACGCCAGACGGGGAAGATTTTAGCCAGGGGATGGCCAACCAGTTTTCGATGAAAGAAAGGCTGTTGATTATCTGTGGTCATTATAAAGGGATAGACCAGCGGATACGGGATCATTTTGTGACGAGGGAAGTATCGATCGGCAATTATGTATTGAGTGGTGGTGAACTGGCAGCTGCTGTAGTGGTGGACGCTATAGGCAGGTTGTTGCCGGGGGTATTGAACAATGAAACCTCGGCTCTTTTCGACTCGTTCCAGGACAATTTACTGGCCCCACCGGTATACACGCGCCCGGCGGACTTCCGGGGCTGGAAAGTACCGGATATACTACTGAGCGGTGATCTGAAAAAGATCGAGGAATGGCGCTATGAACAGGCTGTACAACGCACTACGGAAAGAAAACCTGACCTCCTTAAAGATTAG
- a CDS encoding TIM-barrel domain-containing protein has protein sequence MLKTTVALFLFFLFTSIQAQKVIVNTVGKDPFNGKADEIVYKAKEGEWTFQSYSFPAIKATYRPAGYTRGEQVSDAVIAKAQPLTTKITAAISQTVELENNTSIVIQKDKLYFKSGKEVKVKSASFFTQGDNNGFRFQLTDQEKFFGGGERALPMDRRGYRFNLYNVAAYGYGLGADNLNFSVPMLISSNGYALFFDNPSKGYFDIGLTDKNVLEAGFASGELTFYVVFGKNIDEMLNNYTAITGRQPLPPRWALGNFVSRFGYRSEEQVQQVVKKMRNDKFPMDGLIFDLFWFGDDIKGTLGNLDWANTTKWPNPKLMIENFKVKDNLKTVLITEPFILNSSKTFTEATPFLATDAAGKPYNFSELYFGNGGLLDVFRKPAQDWIWKYYKKQVSANGVAGWWSDLGEPEKHPAGVMHNLKDYGVSRLMGADEVHNIYGHYWSKMLFEKYRDDFAGTRLFHLNRAGFAGSQRYSVFPWTGDVARSWSGLKSQFPVLLGMSASGLPYVHADAGGFAAADQADAELYTRWLQFAAFTPVFRPHGTALEDYDKAVKSIPSEPALWEEPTRSIVRNYINLRYQLLPYNYTLTYEQAVLGKPLMRPLYYYSFADADAFKAEDEYYWGDNLLVAPVTSQGATARSIYLPEGKWYNFYDNNLVNGKQWLNQPVDIKQIPLYVKAGAFIPLWQADSIKSVETYNSKDISLLYYPGEGASSYVFYDDDGTSTRTLEKADYELITFTAATQGTSISIDIKTNNEALYKRKQVRKFTILVPASASFTTISVNGKPAAAAKTIKPISLANGKFASAVVEFNGKPTQVLLVR, from the coding sequence ATGCTGAAAACCACGGTCGCCCTTTTTCTCTTTTTCCTGTTCACCAGCATCCAGGCCCAAAAAGTCATCGTCAATACAGTGGGAAAAGATCCCTTCAATGGTAAAGCAGATGAAATTGTGTACAAGGCAAAAGAGGGCGAGTGGACCTTTCAATCCTATTCCTTTCCGGCCATCAAAGCTACCTACCGGCCCGCAGGGTATACCCGGGGTGAACAGGTGTCCGATGCTGTCATTGCCAAAGCCCAGCCCCTTACTACCAAAATAACCGCAGCCATCTCACAAACCGTAGAGCTGGAAAACAATACCAGCATCGTGATACAGAAAGATAAACTCTATTTCAAATCCGGTAAAGAAGTAAAAGTAAAATCAGCTTCCTTTTTTACACAGGGCGATAACAATGGATTTCGTTTCCAGCTTACCGACCAGGAAAAATTCTTCGGGGGCGGCGAGCGTGCCCTTCCCATGGACAGGCGCGGATACCGCTTCAACCTCTATAATGTAGCCGCATATGGTTACGGACTGGGGGCCGATAACCTCAACTTCTCCGTGCCCATGCTTATTTCTTCCAATGGCTATGCCTTGTTTTTTGACAATCCTTCCAAAGGGTATTTTGACATTGGCCTTACCGATAAGAATGTCCTCGAAGCCGGATTTGCCAGCGGAGAACTTACCTTCTATGTTGTCTTTGGAAAGAACATCGATGAAATGCTCAACAACTATACCGCCATCACCGGCCGCCAGCCACTGCCGCCACGCTGGGCCCTGGGCAACTTTGTATCCCGCTTTGGCTACCGCAGTGAAGAACAGGTACAGCAGGTAGTAAAGAAAATGAGAAATGATAAATTCCCCATGGATGGCCTTATCTTCGACCTGTTTTGGTTTGGCGATGATATCAAAGGCACATTGGGAAACCTCGATTGGGCCAATACCACCAAATGGCCCAATCCCAAATTAATGATCGAAAACTTCAAGGTAAAAGACAACCTGAAGACCGTACTGATTACCGAACCTTTTATCCTCAACTCATCTAAGACATTTACCGAAGCTACCCCTTTCCTGGCCACTGATGCCGCCGGCAAGCCATACAATTTTTCAGAGCTCTATTTTGGCAATGGCGGTTTGCTCGATGTATTCCGCAAGCCTGCCCAGGATTGGATATGGAAGTACTATAAAAAGCAAGTGTCAGCCAACGGCGTAGCCGGCTGGTGGTCCGACCTGGGTGAGCCCGAGAAACACCCTGCCGGAGTGATGCACAACCTCAAGGATTATGGAGTGAGCAGGCTCATGGGCGCCGATGAAGTGCACAACATATATGGCCACTATTGGAGTAAAATGTTGTTTGAGAAATACCGTGATGATTTTGCTGGTACCCGCTTATTCCACCTCAACAGGGCCGGGTTTGCAGGCAGCCAGCGCTACAGCGTTTTCCCCTGGACCGGTGATGTGGCCCGTAGCTGGAGCGGTCTTAAATCCCAATTCCCCGTACTGCTGGGTATGAGTGCCAGCGGCCTGCCCTATGTGCATGCAGATGCAGGTGGTTTTGCCGCCGCCGACCAGGCCGATGCAGAGTTGTATACCCGCTGGTTGCAATTCGCTGCTTTTACCCCCGTCTTCCGTCCCCATGGCACAGCCCTCGAAGACTATGATAAAGCCGTGAAGAGCATTCCCTCCGAACCCGCTTTATGGGAAGAGCCTACCAGGTCAATTGTGCGCAACTATATTAATCTCCGTTACCAGTTGCTTCCTTACAACTACACCCTAACCTATGAACAGGCCGTGCTGGGTAAACCACTCATGCGCCCCCTGTATTATTACAGCTTTGCCGATGCCGATGCTTTCAAAGCCGAAGACGAATATTATTGGGGCGACAACCTCCTGGTAGCCCCCGTTACCAGCCAGGGAGCTACTGCCCGGTCCATCTACCTGCCCGAAGGTAAGTGGTACAACTTCTATGACAACAACCTCGTCAATGGAAAGCAATGGCTCAATCAGCCTGTTGATATCAAACAGATCCCCTTGTATGTAAAGGCCGGCGCGTTCATTCCCCTGTGGCAGGCCGATTCCATAAAGTCCGTTGAAACCTACAATTCAAAAGACATCAGCCTCCTGTATTATCCGGGTGAAGGCGCCTCCTCCTATGTATTCTACGATGATGATGGTACCAGCACCAGGACCCTCGAGAAAGCCGATTATGAGCTCATCACTTTCACCGCTGCTACACAGGGTACTTCTATATCGATTGATATTAAAACCAACAATGAAGCCCTCTATAAGCGCAAGCAGGTTAGAAAGTTCACCATACTGGTGCCTGCCTCCGCCAGTTTTACCACCATTAGTGTGAATGGTAAACCCGCAGCAGCCGCCAAAACCATCAAGCCCATCAGCCTGGCCAATGGAAAGTTTGCGTCTGCAGTCGTGGAGTTTAATGGCAAGCCTACCCAGGTATTGCTTGTTAGATAG
- a CDS encoding LolA-like protein — translation MKFLRISLLALAALTANLAVKAQTVDEIVNNHINAIGGKDKINAMKSMYVESDMDIMGTAAPSVTTVLFGKASLGEVNYNGQKIINCVTADKGGWAINPLAGQTTAEAMPEEQVNAGKAQLSAGGSLYNYAAAGNKVEFAGQETVNGVKAWKLLVTTREGAHFVHYIDPATWQIVRTVAKVNMGGQEVEQGINFSDYRKTDFGFVTPWSYAIEFPGGMILNVTVKKVEINKEIDPKIFEKP, via the coding sequence ATGAAGTTCCTGCGTATATCCCTTTTGGCCTTGGCAGCCCTCACCGCAAACCTGGCTGTAAAAGCACAAACCGTCGACGAAATAGTAAATAACCACATCAACGCCATTGGCGGAAAGGACAAGATCAATGCTATGAAGTCCATGTATGTAGAATCCGACATGGACATCATGGGCACCGCGGCCCCCTCTGTTACCACCGTTTTATTTGGCAAAGCCTCCCTGGGAGAAGTTAATTACAATGGTCAGAAGATCATCAACTGCGTTACTGCCGACAAAGGCGGCTGGGCCATTAATCCCCTGGCCGGGCAAACTACCGCCGAAGCAATGCCCGAAGAACAGGTGAATGCCGGCAAGGCCCAGTTATCCGCCGGTGGATCTTTGTATAATTATGCTGCCGCAGGCAACAAAGTAGAGTTCGCCGGCCAGGAGACTGTAAATGGCGTAAAAGCCTGGAAACTGTTGGTAACAACCAGGGAAGGCGCACACTTTGTTCATTATATTGACCCTGCCACCTGGCAGATCGTAAGAACAGTGGCTAAAGTAAATATGGGTGGCCAGGAAGTAGAGCAGGGGATCAACTTTTCAGATTATAGAAAAACCGATTTCGGTTTTGTAACACCCTGGTCCTATGCTATTGAATTTCCCGGTGGAATGATCCTTAACGTCACCGTTAAGAAAGTAGAGATCAACAAAGAAATAGATCCTAAGATATTCGAGAAGCCTTAA